The sequence below is a genomic window from Mercenaria mercenaria strain notata chromosome 14, MADL_Memer_1, whole genome shotgun sequence.
gatcgagacCCTATTATATTATCAAACAAGCAATTgaatcatttccttttaaaaactcTCTTTTGAAATGTAAGATCGGGAGGAAGGAAACAAAGCTTTTAATGTGGCTCTACTATCTAGCTAATACTATACATAATTAACAATATTATGTATTCTTGCACTTGCAAAACGGGGAATTACCTTATTATGTTACCCAACGGTAGTGTTACGTAATCGTTTAGAATAGTGTTCCTTTGCGTTGTGTCTCTGGTGGGTAATCAAGAACTCTTATGTATGTGAAACGAGAAGAGATGGAAAACAACAAACACACTGTCGGGTTTTATAATGTATTGATTGTTAACTAAAATGTGCAGAAATAATCACACGCGAGCCTCTCTCTGTATTTACGTATATACAAGTTAAAATAGGTAAAACAGTTAATAATAAAATAGTTCCAAATGTCTTTCATACAGCACACCCTGACGCAAATTGGTGGCTGGGAAATAACGTGTATACTCTACAAGTATCTATCTAACAATGCGCGCCACAATACCgtggtattgtccgtaagtattgacctggcactcattaatcttcgccaatattttcgggcgtttccgttaatttacgcaatattagtatcctgaaagtatctacattactaaagtaacatgtaaagttaacagatgacacggtggcgtagagGTAACGTGTCTGACTTTCACGTtcgttaccacgggttcgaaatcacttacgTGAATagagctttttttttcttaaatttaatgtattgtaatgttatcgttatattattttatgtatcgtatttcatgaattttaattcttttcttttgcatttttttttctggaacgctggtgacaggtAACTTGTCCTTTTATccaagatacttttaaaacaattttattccactttttacaacgggtaaatgtgattacttttaataaatgaaccataaatatcacgatacgtttgatcaaatgagtaTTAATTAGTCTGCATATAAACTTTGGGGGAAATaaaagatatggtcagacgtaggactcgaacccacaatcctgatattggcaggtaaacactttgtccgcacagctacctgcacatgtgacaatatatcaattaagaacgatatatatataatatttagttatatcgctatttatgttcggacaccgaaaattaatttacggaatatacggaatattcatgagtgccaggtcaatacttacggacaatatatgGGTTTTATAACGGCTACGTGACCTTTAACTGTCTAGACATGAGGACATAGTTATTATTAGCCTCCttctaaatatatgtttgacCAATGCCCATTTGATCGGGTCAACAATATGTCACGCGCCGATGTATACCTGTATGGCCGGTTAAGGTATTTCATGTATAAGCTTAAATATACGAACATACATGAAAGATGGAATGCTAGATATCATAATGATCAGGGTAACCGTTAAAGTGTAACAATTATAATGCCACAAACCAACTATGATTAAGATCATtctagcggttcatgaaaagaagtcctTTAAACgtttttctaattttggctcaagcggcacctaaaaggggccaaaatagCCCCCACTTGAACAAACTGTACTTTTGttgttctagtggcccctaaaatgggGACCGACCGCCCCCATTTgtacaaattttggagaggaccttaaatgatgctacagatcaaatttgatgaagatccagtaagtgggttcatgagaagaagtcttctagaggcatttctattttagaactagcgcccctaaaaggggtcaactgcctccatttgaacaaacttaggagaggaccttataatgatgcaacagatcaactttgatgaagatccttctaaCGGTTCATgcgaagaagtcgtttaaaggtactTCTAAGTTTTACCCTAGCGACCTCTACAAGGAGCCAAGTgccaccatttgaacaaatttgtgacaggaccttataatgatgctacagaccaactttgatgaaaatccttcaagcagttcataagatgaagtcgtttaaaggtatttctaatatTGGCTCTAAGAAATGGCTCTAAAAAAACtgcaaccatttgaacaaatttgagagaggaccttatcaTGATGCTACAAATTAAGtgtgatgaaaatccttcaggcGGTTCATGAAGGAGtcgttttaaggtatttctaattttggctctagcggCCCTTAAAAGGAGCCAATTGCCCCCACTTGAACAAACTTGtgacaggaccttataatgatgttacctAAAAGGGGCTAAGGTGAACcctttaatcaaacttgatcGAGGGCCATGCTAGGATAagacagaccaagtttggtgaattcTTACCAGTGctttcagaggagaagattttaagtgaaaatttgaacgacagatgacggacgccggaccatccaccaATACTAATAGCTCATCCTGATCATTCGGttcgggtgagctaaaaaggaaaatatcCAATGGGAGAAAAACGCGAAAGCCTACAGCAGTGTATCCGTGGATGGTTACATTATTAAAATATACTCAAAATATATAGCCATGCTTTAACGTATATTTAACGAAGAAGAAAGACTAAACAAACATCTGGGCGTCGCTTGCAAAACCACTACTGGGATATGAAACTGTTGGTGACAAGGTGTACCAGGTGTGTGTTAGCCGTGTAAAGCAAACACTAAAACTAAACCTGTATCCTTTAACGTATTTGCAGATCAGGAAGCTTATGCCCTCCTCAACGatgttattgtaaaatatcaaaacatcacttagaaataaatattattcaaaaattAGCAGACAAATTGCAAACATCCAAAGAGACTAAGTCATCCAGCTGTGTATACACGTGTTATCCAAACCAGTACATTCATGCTTTTGAATCTTAGGTGTCTTGTACGTACCATCCATTTAgtccaaatatttttattttacagataataaaaatgaaattttggaataTCTGACGCGAAATTGAACGATTTCCATGagtttataagatatatttatgttaatttcgatTCCGATCGCTATGTTAGTCCGGTGATTACTTCTTTGGACATTAGCAGGGTTACTGAATAGAGTTTGGTAAAGAAACGTAGCAAGACTtagtaaatatctttaagaatttacatttttgttttgagcGGCCAAATTGGACAAACCCTGTTGCAGTTACCATACAGTGATACATTGACTTATCGAATCATATGATCTGGGATTTTCCCTGTGCATATTTTTAGACACATACCACGTGTgtgtacttttttttttctttaaagtgtacactgtttaattttcaattaaatttaagttttatttggaatataaaacatttgaattatttgctaCTAGCGGAAACTTCCGGGCTAGCAAACTCATTTGAGGTAAGCATTTTattaacataatttattattgtgataaaaactatatacacaattaccATATATATACTACAAGGAGTCGACGTAAAAGGCTTAGTTTGGAACAGCCCTCTTTCATGTCAAAATAGACACGGATGTCCCTGAGTTTTAATGTTTGGGCACATAAATGTGAGTCGACAGAACATGTATACTGAATGTATGgactgaacagaaaaaaaatcatccgGATTGCCTGATATCTGCAGGTAATTCTATCCAAACATGAATGCTAAAGTAAGGACAGGACTCCTTATTATGTACGAGATTTAGTACCAAAAACATAGTCTTTACGTGATACTGTGCGTACCTTGCGCAATTtattgtctgaaaaaaaattaatttataaaaggaACTAGGATGAATAAGACACAGCTTAAAGGCATAATGGACTAAAATTACATATttggaaatatgaaaaattactgcataattataataagtttatgtaaacataaaatttgacGTTTATGTGTATTAAAGATATGCTAAACCCAAATTCATATCTGTAAGTACGAAACGCTACTTAAACATAAATTTGTATTACATGTACCACTATATATATAAACGGACTTTTGTGTTGCGTTCAGTTGCTAAACGTTgcataattttatacatttgttGTCCAGATTTGGAAGTTAGATTACCAAATCGGGAAGCTCTTTTGAAAgttctggaaaaaaaactttttaaaaagtcacaataAGTAAATTTGATTCTTGGGGAGCAAATCATTATACTAGAAGATGATATCAATTTTCATTATTCAAGAAGTAAGTACAAACAAAGGCTGACTTCTCTAGCGGGAAAGAAGTAGATCTAATTGCTTTCCGATCAAAGTAAATAGTTAGGCTTTAATTTgcatgctgtttttttttttttgttttttttttcagatataatcGACACTCACCTTGAAGAACGTGACTTCCTTCTTTGGTTTAAACTCTCTAAGAAAAGCAAAACAGTTAACAAGAATCTACTTGAGACGATGTTCGTGAAGCGGGCCCCTTGACGCTAAATCCTCGAATGAcacttgtattgtaaaacattCCCGCCAATACCACTACATAAATAATAGGCTAATGGCACGGTATAagcttaagaaaataaaaatagcttcATCAAAGTCTGAACTGAAATAAGATTTAGTATGGGGAATGCATGTTGTAAAAGGCGGGGTTATGAGTTGATAGACAATGAAAACTCATCTGAACagagaaaaattaaagaaaacaacaatCTTGAACTATACCTTAATGACGTGTTTGAAAAGGAGTGCTTATTTAAAGCAGAACAAGAAGAAGTTGAGTTTATCAAGACAGGAATAGAAACTCTCGTGCAGGAAATAGTTGATAAGGTGCTAAGTAGTGAGTCCCTGGGAGAACACTTTGAGGACTTGTTGATTAATAGACctgacttaaaaaaatatttggttgAACTTTATTTTCCCATCAAACCTAGAAGcctaaaaataaaagtaaaaaaacctGGAGGACAGTCGATCATTAAAGTGGGGAGTATTTATGAAGGAACAAAGAACAAGTTTCCGGATGAGTTCGACTTCATGTTTCTTCTTTTGTCTTTAAGACACATATCTGGTGGTACTTCGCTGTGGATCCATTTGAAACTTATTGTAGAAAATTGCATTTGCTCCGCTACAGAGTCATTATTTTATGCTCCTTCTACCAAAATATCGCGTAACGAAAGGAAACTATATTTCGACAGATATATGAATAGACATGGTCCAGCATACATGCTTAGATTTATATATAGCAATGGTTCAGGAGAAGAAAGATATATCCATGTTGATCTTGTTCCCGCTTACAAAGTTACTGCTACAACTGACGATCCGGACTGGTATTTTGCATATGTAGGTGCACATGTTAAGCcaaaagcatttaaaaaagaaTCGGTTTCTCTTAGGAAGAACATTTTAAGTGTACGACACGATTTATCACTGACAGAAACTGAAGTTCACTTTATAAGGAATATTTTGTCTAAGAATCATAAAGTAGTGTACAGGATCCTGAAGTTTCTAATTAACGGGCATGAAGACCATGCCACTTTAGACCAATTCACAGACACATTTGAAAAAGCGGTCAAGATAGGTACAGGGTATACTTCATACATGATAAAAACAATGATGATTTATCATCATGACGAGTGTACAAACCATGAAACAGCAAATATAGGGCCGTGTGTGCTGCAGGTTTTAGAGGAAATGTGTCAATACGGCAATTTATTAGAGTTTCCAAATATTTTGGCAAGACCATCGTTTAGGTCCTCTAATATATGTGTGTTGCCTGGTCTTAAATCACTGACAACATGTTTAAAATCGTTGCAAACTTCCGAGGATAGCTATGATTATGAAAGGATAAAAATGAGGTCTGTAACAAAACAGTACATTGATGCTTTAGGCAAAGATAATGAACAGGAAGCTTGAAATATGAAACTAATGCTTAGAAAgcaaacaggaaaatatttgtaGAATGAACACGCTTCGGGCCAGAATCTATTAGTTTTCTTAGTACATCATTAAGACGAAGCCAGTTCAggacaaaataaaatttgttaatgACTCAgcgttttaaaattgaaaaaaatgaaaacacacaGGTCACCAAAATGGTTGCCGGCTTGCTTTGATTGAGCGTATTTATGTCGACTGAGATTGAAAATaatcttaacattttattttacttggATTTTTTTCACGTTTAGATAAATAGATAATGGTtttagttttgaaacttttattagtACCTACAACTAGAAGTTTATAACAGAAAAACAGCATAAATTTATCTGTATCATGTTCATTGATAAATCGGAAGTAATGACATAACGTCATATCCATATTCTACAGAATAAATCCTTGACTTGGATGGTATACgtaaatgaaaatcgttttatgaattaatggcaactcgTGAGTAAATTCATTGAAACGTCACCGTTACTGTTTTTCTTAcagttaaatgttatatttaaactATTGAGACGTTGAATCTCTGCACACGGACCGATACATTGCATGTCACCATATTATAGACCGTAtatttatttatgactgtgagaagtttcctTAACATTAAAATTGTGGTTTTCCCATAGACGCCTATTAAGAATACTTCGGTGAGATccaattttttaaatcattatagcataaaaaaaagaaaagaaaaacacaacaacacgtaaacgaccctatcttttttatatgCCGATTTTTCATAGTACATGTGtaacttgaaattttaaaaattagggCTAGACCaaattctaaattgatgaaaatgtttttatccaaacgtgcagaagtttttttttttaatataaaagtccGTCTTTATTATAAACACATAAGGCTTGTTCTAAATTTAACTAACAAGGATACGCATTAATCCTAAACACGTTTAACCCTTCCATCCTTGAAATGGTTGCCAGTTCATAAGAGGTGAATTCGTGTTCATAAGGTTAGAAATGGTCTTGCCCTAAAACATATCCATGGGCGCACATTATTCCGCACGATTCAGCTCTTCCTAACAAAGAAACAAGCTCAGCAAATAAAGGTGCCTACTGAGCCCAAAAGATCAAAGGTTTTGACTCCATGTCAATTTCTAGAATAGAGGTTAATATTTGGAACAAATAACACAGAAAGAATCAAGTGATTATGTAAATCAGTTAACTTCAAAAGGGAATAGTGTATAGATTGCATTCATAACCTTTGGGTATCTTGGGGGTTAAAAATTGATAGTGGATGAGACATTAtagtaaagtattttgttattgtaGTGTCACCCTACTggaagggccagccaatttggcttatgagacacctataTACATTGAACAGCGCTACTTCCCAATTCctttttttaatgccaggcaccaggcaggtaggcaatcagtaaccattatttaacttgCTGGAGGCTCACCAACCGATCTCTCTTCAGTAACTAGTCCGCCTCTGaaagggctcgaaccttcgacctcccgattgcggggcaggtgccttatccattaggccgcCGCAGCTGCTTTATTCTATTCATTTATTGTCATTTGAACAGTAATCACTTTTGTTTATCTACTtagagtattaaacatttctaaacaataaaaaaagatgCAGAATTTTGAAGATTTCAGcgaattacattttaaaaaagcttCATGCACAACCTTAACCAATTACATCATATTTACTTGTATGATAATACATACCTGTATTGTATGGCGAAATAAATCAGTAGAAGACGTTAAGTGTTTTGTAATAAATCGTCATAGGCTCAAAATTATTCAGTTGTTTTTATGTAGGCGATATTCAAAGAGGCTGTTAATATACGTTTTCCTTTAAAGAGTAAGATATCTCCGACATTTGTCTAACATGAACTATGTAGGTAGTTATAATTTCATATACACAGTTGTTGTTTCATATTTCTGGACTAGTCCGTTTCGATCTAGAATCAACATCaaaaagcaaattcagtgaatttatatcccctgccgaataagttgttttgtgaatgagggattttgaaagattttcagatatacacaagttataaacatttacaaatccAAGGGGGAAAACTCTGCTCTATATTGAtctttaagtttcatgaagataattcaATGGATTACAttgttttgtgggaatttatgatttttaaagcaattaaagggcaataactctgcagtaacGGAAGAGGTTTTGATGAAAGATATGCATGCACCACCGCCCTATAGTGATTTATATTTGTgttaaacttcatgaagatccatggattACTCTGTTATTTGGGAATAAATTGTTAAATAGTTAAAGGTCAATAACTGGTTAATGAAGAAATTCTGACGAAATTGAGCGCGCATCAATGCCTTGTAGTGATCTATTTTTTTACTAGATCTAATGAAAaaacactctgcttttactgggtaaGGGGGACTATACTGCATGTGAGCAAAGGTCTTTGAATTCATTAAATATGTAATGCAGCGCTTTGTGGCCACTGCTGAATTATTCTTGTTTGCACTTCTGTAAAGAGTTCATTTGAAATACCAAATGTCGTCACAGGTATATTCGAATGAAATTGTTTGTCCGCAGTCAAAAACAAATTGACTGACAAAATGATATTGACACGCTGATACATAACAGACAGACATGTTTAATGAATGTTTAGCAAAGATTCGTTGTATTCTCTTTATCACTCCAGTGTCATATAAAATCATCGTTGTACTCACGAAGCCCGCAAACAAGCGTGTGAAAAACATTTTCATCTCTCCTTCTTTTGCAGATGTGATCGCAAATGAATATCAAAACCTGTAAAAAGATGAGATATCAATCGATAAGAGAAAcgaaatgttaaaatgtcaacTGCTTTTAATAAAGATATGGCAAAATTAAAGTAAGCCATAGTAAGTTTTATTCTGATGTAGGAGGTATACTTACCACAAGCCAAATATAACAAAATACCGCCATGGTATAGTAGAAAGCATAACTTATCTTCTCCATTGGGAAGATCGCAGCGAATCTAACACATGCTGTCAACATCACAAAACCTGAAATTATATTGATGTCAACTTCGAAATTAGCTGATAGTTTCTAACCTACAAACTTTACATGTGTTATACCAGCATTTACAAGAAACTAAAAATCTAGGACGCaaggaaaataattttcatgTCATAGTCTAAGGGTTGTGGCGATCTTGCAGGCTTACGAATTTTATCTTACCTTGCCTGCATTTGAAAGAATCTAGATAAATAACTTCCAGGCTTTCAAACCTTAGGCAGATGACGAACCGAACATCCAGGCTTTCAGACTTTAGCTTACATTGTCTGCAGATCACGAACTTCCAGGCTTTCATACTTTAGCTTAAATTGTCTGCAGATCACGACCTTCCAGGCTTTCAGACTTTAGCTTACACTGCCTGAAGATGACGAACTTCCTGGCTTTCAGACTTTAGCTTACATTGTCTGCAGATCACGAACTTCCAGGCTTTCAGACTTtagcttaaggtattaggcccataatagagtaccttcttttcgaagagtattcaattcctaccataaacctactttgactgcaattttcagggggcgtaggttcaagccccactgggaccaaatttttttcccttattttcctttttttctagtaagttttcacttctttcaagacttgttattgatttattgcataaaagtaaaaaaaaaacatttgataagcgatttcttgctgttcaaagtgaatttacctctgaaacaaaaggagtagagttagacatctttaaaaatactgagttacatacggtaaaagttctttattttgccttcattctttagactacgtattgtggaagaaatgtaggtaggttttacttctgccccaaggttatttttgaatgaagtgtgcaaaattcaaaacagacccacagcattcgaccttaatttttcaatgttggagttagaattctgtctcattagatccgtttacttgaggcaccctagaaaaaatgatattgacagttttattttaagttttataattgtttaccaatagtttgatgtttctttcataacaaataatggtataatgaattctctgcaagcgttttagataaaggccatcactttgaaatttgtctctacttgagcttggccgcctcggtagcctagtggtagagcgtccgcttcgagtgcgggaggtcatgggttcgatccccggccgcgtcataccaaagacgtaaaaaatggtactagtagcttcctcgcttggcgctcagcattaagaggatagtgctaggactggtcagcccggtgtcagtataatgtgactgggtggggtatcatgccacgtgtctacggcgtgattattccagtgaggcagcactataaagttgggcattgtgctcactgctacaagtagacaccgtcgtttatatgactgaaaaattgttgaaaaagacgttaaacccgaacacacacacacacacacacacgcacacacacacacactacttgagcttgaggaaataccatgaattacacaaaatttataaaaaaaaaaaacggcacggtaaaagtttttaaagttttttgcaatgtaaagcacggtcaactgtaagaatataccaaacaaatgccatgttttaaacattactattaggggcctaataccttaaattgtCTGCAGATTACGACCTTCCAGGCTTTCAGACTTTAGCTTACATTGCCTGAAGATGACGAACTTCCAGGCTTTCAGACTTTAGCATACATTGTCTGCAAATCACGAACTTCCAGGCTTTCAGACGTCAGCTTACATTGTCTGCAGATCACGAAGCTCCAGGCTTACAGACTTCAGCTTATTAGTACCTTCTCTGCATCGGAAAGAAACCTGATGAACTGACTTACCTTGCCTGTATTTGATAAACCTTGATCTAACACGAAAATGCCGAACTTCTAATCTGCTTTTAAATACCTACAATGAACTATGaacatattttatctataaaGATGTCAAACATGTGTTTAATTAAGCTTTGTACTATTTGTTTAATCAGCTATTGATCGGCAGTAATAAAATGTACAGCAGGAAACAACTTACTGGCGATGATGTACAATCCTATGCTAACATAAACGCATTTTATGAAGACTTTGTAACAAAGTCCGCTAGGGGTCCTTCTCATTACAAGCATTCTCTTTACAAGCATACATCCAAATGCTGTGAATATTATTCCATGTATCCATAGTAACACGATAGCTAGTATAAGCAATCCTAAAGTAGTTCCATCCAAGACTGAAAAAAAAGCAGAAGCTGAAAGTGTTTGACAgtaggtaaattggttatttctttgttttgattcGTTTATTATATGAATCTACAATGTTTTGAAGCAAAATCTCATAgcatacagtatttcatttagcCTGTTCGTGGCAGGTAACGAAAAGTGAAGCCACCAGAAATTACGTCATGTTCAGTGTAGCAGTTTAGTTCTACAACATATGTTTGGGATActtttaaatttagtaaaataaaGTGTATATACACGAAGATAAACTTAAACACATAAATAAAACGGCCAAGCAAGCATATGAAAGACATTACCAGTATCTGATAAGACCATATTCTGTGTTAGCGGCTCTCATTTCCTTCCAaagtaataatattttgaatagttaAAGGGACCAAACTccagattttggttaaaaattatctttctttaaaactgaagctttgtcatattatgaacattagaacacgagcttttgtttctaaactatctttaaaaaatgctaaatctagaaaacaaaacatgtccgagtcgggaatcgaacccaggttGCCTCGGCAATAACACTTTCCTACCATCTTTACCAAAATAAAACGCGGAGGAATTCATTCTTAACAACCgtttatataaagctttataattcaGGCAGTTTACCTTTGGTGCCCACTTTACAAACGGCTTTcgatttttaatgaaaaaaatacataaatacaattaATACTCGTGTGTTTCCATAATATGTCAGTAACGAAGTTTCAGTcttcttaagaaatgtagcaaTAATTTCCCAATTTTCTAAATTCctgatgttttttctttgttgtcgCACGATCTAGAGGACAGTTCCTTTAACACTCAGTGTGACGGACCTATGTTTAGCCTATATTATACCAACCGTGATTTACGGCCACTGTAGCAAACGAATAAAAGGCTTAAGGACAGTTgcggcagttttgggtaaaaaaaggTAAACCAATATTAACTAagcagaatttgttcaaactttgtatataaacACAGTGTAATGTTAGAAACAGaactatgaaaaaaatgtaaggtcaccatgcttgtttatAAGTTATCAttccttgaatatgcaaattttaagaaaaatccagtgttaagggcagataactcctaaacaagcacggtgacctatgattgtttttgcattttactgtttctaacatatacaaagtaacaaattctattattgggaaattttgcCCCAtttctcatacaagaaactgcagcaagtgtctttaacacaaatttattaaagaaatgatatatatcttttattgaatttctaacattctactttcgttttcggttaTAAATAAAGTAAGGTTAAAATTATACCATCAACATTGTAATCCAGTGTCTGTGAATCTTTTAACTGTTGATTTATTAATCCTCTTTTGATGCCGTCACTTTCTATCAACCATAGCGGAGAAAACGGCAGACTAGTTGTAAAAATTGTAGGAAAATGACTCAACAAACTAATTTGTCCGAATATGACTAAAAATATCTTcatgtttatgttttacattttttccaaattttcaaattttgtaaattgttataTTCATAACGAGTTTAAATTCTCATTTCTCTGTCTGTTTAAGTATCTTTTATACTCGTAGTATTAGAATAACCTATTGAATAAATATACTATACTATATACTATATTATATCATATAGGAAACCAAAGACTAATGATTATTTTTAAAGCAGTAGTTTAAAAGTTATTTGACGGTATTGATTAACTGGGTCTAATCTTACCTTATACATATATACTATAtactaaatacaaatattttttagaaTATACAGAATTTCGTTTAAAGGCAGGGAAATCATAAGAAGACAAAATAAACTATCATGGTAACAAATTCTAAGTGTACATGAAAGTTATAGTAAGCAAGGAGAACTTTTTTGTCTTAATAAGTTAGAAGACTGTATAATCTAACTTAACGAGTTATTGAACGATAGAGTCTTTTTTCTGATTTACGAATGACAGCCTTCTAAATGTTTTTGTACAATATAATAGGAAAGTATAGCACGTGTATAAACATATCTTTATATAACGGTCAcaccaaaaaattttgtaaacatcttAAGTTTAATATAACGGCCATAGCAAGTGAAGTTGTTTTCGTTTCAAAATTATCAGGCTTACGGTAATCTATTGGCAGGAATATAAAACGGGGTTTTCGTGGTAACTCCACTAGCATCCTAGACCTGAAAGAAAATGCAATTATAGATGATAATCCCGACCCCTAGGACAAGGTATA
It includes:
- the LOC123528322 gene encoding uncharacterized protein LOC123528322, producing the protein MKIFLVIFGQISLLSHFPTIFTTSLPFSPLWLIESDGIKRGLINQQLKDSQTLDYNVDVLDGTTLGLLILAIVLLWIHGIIFTAFGCMLVKRMLVMRRTPSGLCYKVFIKCVYVSIGLYIIASFVMLTACVRFAAIFPMEKISYAFYYTMAVFCYIWLVVLIFICDHICKRRRDENVFHTLVCGLREYNDDFI